The Nicotiana tomentosiformis chromosome 2, ASM39032v3, whole genome shotgun sequence genome includes the window ACCTGCTGCATTAGCTGTTGGCTCAGGTGTATTATCCTTTTGTAGCATCTTCAGAATCTGGTCATATTGTTCTGGAGTGAATGGCATTGGCATATGCATGCTCAATCCTTCATCTTTCTCTGCACCTACAAAACTACCTGTTGATCCTCTATAACCTATGTTGGTATAATCAACATTTGGACCTAATGGTTGTGTAGCACCATAACCTGTGTGTCCATTTCCTGAATTATTTTCCATTCCTTGATGTTGTCCATGATTCCCTAGTTGTGCATAGTTACCAAAATGTGTGAATTAGCCACTGGCTTTCTTCTGCCCTTGAAATCAGTTGGATATCCAATCAATTGATAGCAATTCTCTTTGATGTGTCCTTTTATTCTACAGAATTCACACTGTATATTGAAATTCTTTCTAGGTTTCTGCATCTGAGGCCCTTTAGCACTCCAAAGTGAAGTAATGTCATTGTCCTCCATTAGTGAGTTGAGACCTGTAGAGTCACGCCCTGATGATCCTTTCTGAGTCTCATCCTCGATAACCATGGCATATGCTTGATTTAGACTAGGTTCAGTGGATTTCATAAGGATTTGACGTCTTGCCTGACTATATGAGTCATTTAGACCTCCTAAAAATTGAAGTAGCCTCTGTTGATTCAAGACCTCAACATAGTCCTTCACAAAGCTAGGAGGCGGCACAATTGCGTCAAATTCGCCCCACAATTCCTTCAATTTTGTAAAATATGTAGAAATAGAGTCGGCACCTTGAGAGATTGTTGCAATTTCCCTATGTAGCTGATAGATCCTCATTCGATTAACCTTATCAAATCTTTCACGAAGATCCTCCCACACAGCTCGGGCATTCGATGCATACACTATCCCACTGAGCAGATCTGGCGATACAGTATTCATGATCCATGAAAGGACTATAGCGTTACAAGTTTCTCAATCCTCATGCAATGCTGCCGGAGTGCAATATTCATCGATCTCCGCCACAAGCCATAGTTCTCGGATCCTTTGAGCTGAATCGGAATTATCACTGAGCTCGGAGTGTCTAATGGATGCACGAACAGCGAATGCGTTGGTCAATTTTGTTTTCCCCCATTTCTGAATCGAAGAAAATGTCAATTTTTTGAGAAATCGTCTATCTTCTAACTGAGCTCTAGCTTCTGCAATCGAGTGATGAAGAGGCGTGTTTAGATCTTCTCCgatagctctgataccatatcGGAGACTGCCATGAAAGTGATTGAGCCAAAGCTTGGACATAGTTAGAAGAGAGAAGAGAGACTGAGGAAAATAAGAACTCTTGTATCTGTGTATTGAAGAAGGAAGCTACCGTATTAAAACATTGTTCTAAACAAACTAATCCACAAATTATATAATTACCCTCTACGCTGTAACTACTTAACTACCCTTGTGTCTATATCCTCAATAATTTTAATTTACCATTAACCTTGATACATCTCTTGATTCTTGACATAGTAAAAGTTTTCAAATCATTAGGCACATTAGGCATTATCACTATAGACATGGAAACAACAACCTAAATAATATTTTACATCCAACCAAATCTTGACATAGTAAAAGTCCTTTTTATCTGTCCAAGTATATATAATATCTTTGCTGACGAAAAATAGTAAATATTTTGTAAAATTTAATTAAAGTGTGCACAAATTTATCCGGACCAAGTTTATAAAAAAAGGGTTGGGAAAAAAGAAGAAGCGGTTGAATAATTTTGACTCACAATTCACGTGGTAATTTTGCTATCTCCAATTCTCCATCGATCTCACAGGCTTAAACCCAGTTCCTGAATCTTGTTACGTGTGAACTGAACACTCCCAAAACATAAACACTGATAAAAACATTTTATCAAAAGGTTCGTGTCGCTCTGACAACTTCCCAATTTAGACTGTAACTTATACTACTTGAATTGTTGCCAACACATTACTCATAGCCTTTTTTtcccaaacttataaaatctaacttattttaaaaagtatttttaaacaaattatttttggtgagaaacaggttttatttgactaattaaattaaaaaaatactttGAGTAGTAATTAGTGTTCaatcaaactttttaaaattactttaagtatatttttctcaaaagtgtttcaaataaaatatttttttggggagactttattttttatatttctcaaaaactattttttcttctactcaaaagtatttttattttcttctaaaAATTTGGTCAAACACCTCAACTTTATAAACGAACACttaaccccaaaaaaaaaaattgatcaaAAAAAAGTTTGGTTAAATAGGCTATCAGTCAATTGATATTTGATATTTCAATGGTGTCACAAATAGTCAAAGCGTTTGAATTGATTTAACTTTACGCTTACTGTTTGTTCAGTTAGATTCTATCTTGTATAAAAAATAAtgcaaaggaaaaaaaaacacAGGGTAAGTTCTAATTCTGGTCAAAACTATATACTAATAAGGTATAGTCAAAAGCGGATGCAATGTGTAAGATATCTACGAGTTCATTTTAAAACAAAACACAGGGTAGGTTTTAATTCTGCTCAAAACTTTATTTATACTAATATATACGGTATAGTCAAAGCGGATGCAATGTGTAAGATATAAGTTCATTTAAAAAGTAACTGCAGCTCAGAACTTATATACTCCATATATTAAAAATTCACTAATTAAGTATAGATAATTTATTTCAacatatattgtcacgacccaactccatgtcagaccgtgatggcgttcagcaccgttgctggacaagccaataatgaacaacttagtgatttcccttcttttttttgtttattaagcaattccaacatttacttttacttacatttaaagcatttgataaataaaggatttttaaggcaaacaaacgagaacatctaaaagcagttataactattgaattacaacccaaaaatcaaagtctactaatacgtgccaagatctggtgtcacaagtgtgtgggcaactagtagaatatataaaaattGACTA containing:
- the LOC138904330 gene encoding uncharacterized protein, whose product is MNTVSPDLLSGIVYASNARAVWEDLRERFDKVNRMRIYQLHREIATISQGADSISTYFTKLKELWGEFDAIVPPPSFVKDYVEVLNQQRLLQFLGGLNDSYSQARRQILMKSTEPSLNQAYAMVIEDETQKGSSGRDSTGLNSLMEDNDITSLWSAKGPQMQKPRKNFNIQCEFCRIKGHIKENCYQLIGYPTDFKGRRKPVANSHILVTMHN